The following is a genomic window from Dermatophilaceae bacterium Soc4.6.
CGACACCCTGCGCGGCTACCGCGTCCTGCACCTCGTCGGCAAGGGCAACAAGCCCGCGACCATGCCGGTCACCGTCCCCGTGCTGCGGGTCCTCGAGGCCTGCCGCGGACAACGCACCACCGGCCCACTTATCCTGCGTCCCCTCTCAGGTCGGCCCGTCGACCGGCGCGACGTCTACCGGATGGTCACCCGCATCGCGACTGCCGCCGGCATCCCCCGCCACATCAGCCCCCACTCCCTGCGGCACGCCGCGATCACCAACGCCCTCGACGCCGGCGTCCCCCTCCGCGACGCGCAGATCCTCGCCCGGCATGCCGACCCCCGCACGACCGAGCACTACGACCGCGCCCGCGGCAACCTCGACCGGCCACGGCGTCCACTTCCTTACCGCCTACGTCGCCGGCGTCTGACATGGCTCAGGAACCAGCCCCCATTCCAGAAAGAAGGGCTACGCCGATGTCTGTTCATGCCGATCAGCGGAAAGGTTGCGGACACCCCCCATCGTCTGGTTGACGCTGGCGGAGCGATCACGAAGCGGCGCCCACGTTGCCGGACCCCCGGTCTATGTTGTAGAGGCACAAGGCTGCCGACCTGGCTGTCGTCGTTGTGCTGACGGACAGCGCACTGGACATGGTCACGGGCCGCTCAACGGATGCGCCCGAGTCACTGATGATCTCGATCAGAGTCTCGGCCGAACCGCCGGAGTCCCAGTGTTCCCGGACGAGAGCGGCGTGTAGCCGGACATCGGGTTCCTGGCCCGGTGCGCACAGCCCCTCCATCGACTCGTGTAGATCAGGGCTCCTGGCTATCTCCCGGCCCAAAGCCCAGATTCGATCCATCATGAGGTTGCGGGCAACGACTGAGCCCCCCGATGCGCTTGCCGCAGCCCATTGCGCCCAAGCTTCGCGCCAGTCACCCACGAGATCCGTCACGGCCACAGCGTCGCATCCCTGGAGCATGGGTGCAGTCAGCGCACAAGGTCAGTGAGGCGGATTCAACCGTGCCGGGATCCGCGAGGGCCCCCCGACGTGCCCCACACCGCCGCGTGAGCGGCTGTCCCACTCCGCCGCGAGAGCGGCTAGCCCACACCGCCGCGAGAGCGGCCGTCCCACACCGCCGCCTGTGGACGCAGGCCCCAACCTGCGGTCAGAGCCGAGCATCAGCGGTCACTGGCGGCACGACTCCCCGAGCAGCTCAACCGTGGATAGGCTCGCTTTCCAAGCTGGACACGCGAAATCAAATCTCGTCAGCCGCTCCACGTCGGGACGCCAGTCAAGGGCCGTGATGCCACCAGCGTGGGCGACTCCCAGACGACCGGGTTAAGACTGGCGGCGCACCCCGGGGTGCTCCGGTCCGGTGTCGCCGGGCACGGCCTCTTCCAGATCCTCGGCACTAATCTCGACCCCGGCGGTGGGACTGCCGGCGCCCGTGCCACCCCGCTCGGGCAGCTCGCCCAGCTGGAGAGCCTCGGACGGCGGCGCACCGCCGTCGGAGGCCCGGGCAATGGGGTTGCTCTGGTTGCGCTCGAAGGCCTTGGCGTCCTGGCCTGCGGCGGCGTCGATGCCGTTGTGGGGCTCGGTGGGCATGTTCTCGTTGCTTACATCCGTCATGGGCAGTGCCTACCCGGGCTCCGGACCCGCCACACCCTCCCGCCGTCCCACCCCGGCGACCTCGGCCACTGACGGAGCTTCCGCCTAGAAGAGGACGTCGGGGTACTCGTTGCCGGGAGGGGGGCCAAGCTTGTCACGTGCACCCTGGCCGGAACCTTCGACGAGTGCGGCCGCCCCCTACCGCCGCGAGAGCGGCTGTTCCCTTCGGCCGCGTAGAGACCCCCTCCGCGGCCGATCGGGATAGGCGTGTTGCTGATTCAGCGGGGCTGGTCGGGTCTCCCTTCTCCGGCCAGCTGCTTTCCGGTATTTGCTGGACGGGGCTGGTAGACAGGGCTTTATGTCCCTAACCTCGCCCGTTCACCGAGGTTGAGGCGACACGCGGTCTGAAAACGCGAAAGTGCCTGTCTCACAACGAGATACTGGACTTGTCTAGGGAACAGTAGGCTCGAGTGGAAGGCACTCCGCAGGTGAAGCGTACAACGGCGGCAGCGACGAAGAAGGCGACCCGGCGCGCGAGTCGGAAGAAGGCTCGAGCCGCGGGCGGGAGCAAGGCCAGCCGGTGGTCGGCGGGGCTGG
Proteins encoded in this region:
- a CDS encoding tyrosine-type recombinase/integrase, with the translated sequence MSTAQLAAVSYLARYSGRTHTLYAYQLREWFTWCETHALDPLVGIQRAHVELYIRQLGERPLMDSTINTMMHAVRGYFRFAHIDGLITSDPAVYARLPKVHEDESRTHGLDRLELIRFLQVAPTITVHHGALAYLLGINALRASEAAAVRIEDYADTLRGYRVLHLVGKGNKPATMPVTVPVLRVLEACRGQRTTGPLILRPLSGRPVDRRDVYRMVTRIATAAGIPRHISPHSLRHAAITNALDAGVPLRDAQILARHADPRTTEHYDRARGNLDRPRRPLPYRLRRRRLTWLRNQPPFQKEGLRRCLFMPISGKVADTPHRLVDAGGAITKRRPRCRTPGLCCRGTRLPTWLSSLC